From Bdellovibrio sp. KM01:
GTTTTCTTATAGTATTCAAAAAGAGCCCGAAGGAACTTCGCTGGTTCCCCATAGTCAAAGACCACGGGGCGCACGAGTTCCACAGTTTGGTTTTGGGATCTCACTTATAAGTTCCCAAGAACTTACAGCTGATATCGACGTTAAGAAGAGGTTGCCCCGTAACGTCGTCAGTAATTTCCATGCTTGCGGGACCCATTTCGTCGTCATTAAATACCGGGGTTTTTCCATTCACAGAAGTTTTCTTCCAACGTGTCACCGGATCCGAACTAAATGGATCATTACTTTGCATGCAAGCCACTTGGCCATCATCGTAACATGGCTGAATCGGCCCACCGTCATTTTTATGTTTACAGTAGCCGCCCGCCACGCCCATGCATGTGAACTGACGTGCTTCAATCCCTGTAGCTCCTGGGATTTCCCGAGACGCGTGGGAATAGTAAAAATTCAAATTGGCAAAGGCAGTACCATGCTTAGCATCGATTTTAATTTTCATTTGTGTCTGACCCATAGTTTCATCGAAGGGTTTTGTCGTCCCGCCTGATGAAGGAAGGCGCACAACAGAAAGCTCTTGAGACTGAGTACTCTCCGTGCCACTTAAACGATCTTTAATTTTTGCAGTACATGTGAATTTATCCGCGACAACGGCGTGAGAAGTGCTCGCGCCAAGAATAAGTAAAGAAGCTAATACTAGGTGTTTCATTTGATGTCCTTCCAAATTGTTTAATTCAAAAACGATTTCGACGTCGATGAAGAAACTATTGCAGGATATTCTTGCGTAGCCAAGAGGGGCTGGTCATCAAAATGATTGCATATGTAATCACCGCGGCAATGACGTACAAAGGGATATTGACATAGAATTAGTCGATGGATTCGACTTCGATACCGGCGTTCAATAGCATTTCGGCAAGGACGCCGTTACCTTCGATGGTTTTTCCGCTGTAGGTGCCGTCATAGATGCGGCCGCAGCCACACATGGGGGATTTGGATTTTAACATGGCTTCTTTCACGCCGAATTTCAGCGCGATTTCCAAGGCTTTTTGAGCGCCGCACTTGTACTCAGCCGTCACATCTTTGCCGTTTTTATCGATCACCTTGTCACCGATACGTTCAGCCGGTGTGCGGGGCGTGGAAAGCCCTCCCATTTCCTCCGGACAAACGGCGATAGTCATCCCTTCCTCATGGAGGACGGTGACTTCTTCGCGCAGCTGATGCTTTCCATCATAGCGGCACGGTTTTCCGATTAGGCAGGCTGAAACTAGGATCTTTCCTTCGCTCATAAGGCGACAGTTATAGCACATCCTCCCATAAAAGAGGCCCACCATGCACATACTGCAGGATCGTCTAAAGTTTGGACAAAGTAAGTCCGTACCTTTAGAATACCGGCCCATGGGTATTACGTTATTGCAGTTACAGGATGGGCATAAGGCTTACGGGCCTAAGGTTCTTTTTGATCAAGCGACTTTCGCGATCAATGAAGGCGAGCACGTGGGTGTTATTGGCCCCAATGGTGCGGGTAAAACCACTCTTTTTAAAATCCTGGTTGACCAAGAACACTTGGATGAAGGCATTGTGACCAAGTCTCAGCAATTGCGCTTAGGCTACCTGGAACAAGAATCTGACTGGAATATCTCTGAAAAAGTCGAAGAATACCTGGATAAGAACTGCATCACTCCCCTTTGGGAGTTAAAGCAATTCGGTATCAAGCTGGGTCTGACGGAAAGACATTTTCAATCCCATTTGAAGGAACTCAGCGGCGGCTTCCGCATGCGTGTGAAGCTTTTGTATCTGATCGGTCAAGAGCCGAACTTGTTATTGCTGGATGAACCCACGAACTTTTTGGATCTGGAAACTTTGTTAGTTCTGGAAAGCTTTCTGCAAGAATACAAGGGTGCCTTTCTGTTGATCTCGCATGATCGCGAATTCCTTCGTCGCGTTACTGATCACATCTTGGAAGTTGAAGCCGGCGACATCGTAAAATTTGCTGGAAACTTAGACGACTATTTCGAACAAAAAGCGATGTTGGCTGAATTACTACAGAAGCAGGCCATGAGCCAAGCTGCCAAGAAAAAATCCATCATGGACTTCGTCACACGTTTCGGTGCGAAAGCCACCAAAGCCCGTCAGGCCCAATCTCGCCTGAAAGCTTTGGAAAAAATGGAGACTATCGAAATCAAAGCGGCCCCGACCCACTCCCACATTCACATCCCACCTGCGAGTGCGACAGGAAAGGTGATTCTGGAAATCGAGAACGCTGATTGTGGATATGGCGACAAAGTTATTTTGAAAAACGTAAACCTGCGCCTGGAGCGCGGCAATCACTTGGGTATCGTGGGACTGAACGGTGCTGGCAAATCCACTTTGCTAAAATCTTTGGGCGAGCAGATTCCGCTGGTGAAAGGTTCCATCAAATGGGGCCATCAAGTTAGTTTGTCATACTTTGCCCAGCATACGCCCGAGGCTTTAAATCCCGAACACACCGTGATCGAAGCGATGGCGACGTTGGCTCACAAAGACGTGATCCAACAAGACATCCTAAATATCGCGGGAAGCTTGTTGTTCAGCGGCGATGCGATTCATAAAAAAGTAAAAGTCCTTTCCGGTGGTGAAAAGTCACGGGTAGCTTTAGGACAAATTCTTTTGCAAAAATCTCCGTTGTTGCTTCTGGACGAGCCAACGAATCACTTGGACTTCGATACCGTTGAAGCCTTAACGGGAGCTTTGGAAAAATACGAAGGCACGATCGTCACCGTCAGCCATGATCGTGGTTTTATCGGACGTGTTGCAAACAAGATCCTGGAAGTAAATCACGGGCTGCTTACACTTTATCCGGGCACTTATGACGAATATGTGTGGAGTCTTCAAAAGGGCTTCCTGTCTGAGCGAGTATTTAATGATGAAGCGACTCGCAAGCCGACATCCGGACAAACTTCGGATGAAGCGCCCAAATTTAACTACAAAGAAGAACGTAAACGCATTGAAGGCCTGATCAAGAAGGCACTGAAATTGATAGAGGATTCCGACAAACGGATCACCAGCCTGTCATTAAAACGAGACAGCTTGAACGAATCCCTTATTTCAGGCGCAGCGACGAACAGTGCTGCCACCGCCAAAGAACTGCACGAGATCAGTGGTCAAATTGAAGACCTTGAAAATCAAATGTTGCAGGCCATGGAAGATCAACATCAATACGAACAAGAATTAAAGAACCTCATAGGATAAATATGAAAAAACTCATTGCTATCGCTTTTGTTTCCTCAATGTTTGTCGGCTGCGCCAGCCAACTTAAAAAAGACTGTGAATCTACGAACTGGTTTAAATACGGCGAAGAAGTCGCCTTGCGTGGGGACTGGCTGTCTTCCGACGCGAAACTTCTGGCGTGCCGCAAAGAAGAGGCAGAAATCAGCGAATCTCAAGCAGACCTTGGGTTTAAAAGCGGCCGTCAAAAATATTGCACGGGAACTAACTCTTACCTAGTTGGCAAATCTGGTGATGCTTTTTCCAAAGATCTTTGCGATACGCCGGCATTGAAATCGATTGTTTCTGATTACAACAAGGGGTTGCGCGACTATTGCTCTAAAGCAAACGGATTCAATGCGGGTTCTTCCGGCAAGAAGTATAAAAATCTTTGCCCTGCGGATCTTGAAGCAGGTTTTTTGCCAGAATATAAAAAAGGCCGCTTGAAATACGTGGAAGCGCAAATCAAAAACTTGGAAAACCGTCAGCGTGACTTGCAATTGGCGATTGCCAACAAAAACACTCAAGTTGTAACGGCACAAATGAACTTTATGTCGATGCAGAATCGTCGCAACGCTTTAGAAAGCCAAAAGTCCTTTGCACAATCCACAAACAATCTGGCAGACGTCGGTCGATTGACTAACGAGATCCAAAATGCTGATTGGGATGTGAGTCGCGCCAGACAAGAGGTCGACAGAGCCAATGCCGAGAAAAGAAATTTGGAAGCAGAGATTGATCAAACCGCAAAAACCATCGCCGAATACCGCACAGAGATGGCAGGCCTGTAAGCCCTAACACGCCGCACCCCCAAAAGGTACGGCGTACCTTTTTAGAATCTGAACCATTCTATTGCATCGACATATGCTTTTGGTTGGTAAGCATTCGCTGTCTGACTAAAGCGAACCTCCTGCCAGCCTAGGCTCTTAAAGGATGGATTATCCACGTCACGTTTCTTGATAAAATCTTGAACATTTAATACCGATGCTAATTCATCACGCTTCATCAACAGCGATGGCAGATGGAATTGTACGAAGGACATACCTTTGTTCTCTAAGGCAAATCCCTCAGCGCCGGATTTCAAATACTCTCGGTATTTGATTTCGACTTTCGGATCACAGTGCTCAACCACCAATAACTTTTCGGTGCTGTCCGAGTAATCCATCACATAACTGAAACTGTAACCACCGCACTTTTCAACAATCGTGCGATTGGCTTTGATTTGACCAAACGTCTTAATCGGAATCGGGAACTTGGAAGGAAGCATCCATAAGTTATCTTGATCACGAAGTGCGATCTGTGTTTGCGGTTGTTCCTTGGCAATTTTCAACAATTCCTGAAATGCCTTGGTATCCGCGGAAAGTTTTTGGTTACTAACGTAAAGAACATCAAAGCTTGCTTCCGCAAAGGCCTTTTCATATCCATGACTGCGCAGCTCATTTGCGAAATTCGCCGCAAACAGACGATACGTGTTTGAAGTCTTAGTCAAATCAGCCGAAGCCACGTACTGATTGAAGTTCTTTAAGACCGCCGTTGCACGCGTCAAAGTTGATGCGGTTGCATCTCCAGCTACAGAAAGAACCGGATTGTATTCACCACGAATAATCAAACCCATCTTACGCGAAAACTGATAACGCTCCCCCACAGATAATGATTTATAAGCCTTCACCCAGCTATTCAAAAGAAGCGGACGAAGACTCATCTCCAAGACTTCAGGTGCAATCGAAGACAGATTCTTCCCGGAAGCGCAGATCTCATAGTCCTCGGATTGCTTCCATGGAGAATCACAATAAGCCTCAGGTGACTTGATCACATAGGGCCACTTCACCGGAAGAATCGCTGTCTTCACATGCGTGGCTGGGTCCCCGATATCCAAGTCACCAGCCAGCAGATAGACCAAGAAATCAGTCGCGACTTCTTCCATCAACTCTTGCTGCACGAACAGGGTTTCGTTTCTTTCGCGGTACCAGATTTTAGCTAATGCTTTTTCCAGATGTCCTGGAGCTTCAACAAGGTTTTGACCCATATAAATTACATGTCCCTTAATACGGAACATATTCGGGTGATCAGCCAGAATCACCAGCTGCACCTTTTGATAGAACGGTTCAATGCTTTCTAAAAGCCTTTCCGTCGCACCAATGCGCAGGTTTAGATCCCTGAGGTTTTCCCCAAAGTAAGTGCTATAGCGGGTCGCCTTATTAACTGCGCAACGATAAACCAAATCCTCTTGTCGCCCCGAGGTTCTGTCAATTTTCTCGACAACCTTGGAATCGATACAAAGCGGCCTTTGGTTCATCTGCAGAACAACCAGGCTAAGTATGCCAAAACAGGCAAAAGAAATATAAGTGAGCCAACGTGACAACATATCACAGGCTAGGATTGCAAAAGGCAGACCTCCCTAGTTTGAATATTTTCTAGAAATACCGGGTCATGGGAGACCACCAATAAAGGCCCTTGATAGCCCAATAAAACCTCTTCCAAAACCTCAAGGCTTTGCAGATCCAAGTTATTCGTCGGCTCATCGAGCACCAGCAATTCCGGGACTGAATCCGCTAGGAAGACTTTCGCCAAACACAGTTTAAGTTTTTCTCCACCGCTCAGGCTTTGCACCTTTTGATGAACTCGGTCCCCCAAAAATTGAAAAGCGGCAAGCTCATTACGAATCCACTCGGCACCTTTGCCACTCACATCCATGATCGATTCAAGAACCGTCTGTTCAGAATTCAAGATGCTGTACTCCTGATCAATTAAGCTGCAACGTAAAGATCCCATCCTCAGCTCCCCCCGTATTTCACCAGTGGGCTTCTGACCTTTGCTTAAAAGCAACTGGATCAACGTGGTCTTTCCTGCGCCATTTTTCCCCGTAAAGGCCCAACGTTCTGGTCCTTTCATATGCAGATTTAGATTTTCCGGCCACAGCCAACTGTCACTTCCCGCAAAGCGAAAATTAAAATTCGCCAGAGTAAAAATCAATTTCTCCGCTGGAACCAGAGTGCCTATTTCTTTTAACCGAAGAGCTGTCTGACTCCGCACACTGGAAAAATGTGCTTGAAAATCTGCACTGGCATTCTCCGCCCTTTGTGATTCGTTGCTATTTATGGCTCCCAAGGTCACTTGAGCCGCCCTTTTTCTGGCACCTAAAAGGATCTTCGGCATTCCACCTTTTTCACCCTGAAACTGACCGCGCCGCATGCGCTTTTCTTGGGATTGAACCTTACTGTGAAGCTCTTTCTCCGTTTTCTTTTTTTCGCGACGCAATTGATTCAAAGTCGACTGTTCTTGTTCAATCTCTTGAGCTCTTTGCTCGTGATAAAATGAATACGAACCACCATAAGCGCGCATGCCTTGATTCGACATTTCCAGAATAGAGTCCATTTCTTCCAAAAGTTCGCGATCATGGCTAATCACCAAAAGATTCCCCTCAAAACCTTGGAGAAATTCTATTATTCGGCGTTTGGCTTCACGATCCAAATTATTGGTTGGCTCATCCAGTATCAAAAGTCCCGAATTGGTGGCCAAGGCTTTGGCAATTCGCACCCGAGTCCACTCGCCACCACTTAACTGCTGAAGCTCGCGATCAAAAGGGATATCGCCCAAAAGACTTTCCTGAGTGACGGCATCAAGCTGTGCGGAATCCCAGATTTCCACCAGGAATTCCCCCACTGTTTGCACAGGACGCTCTTCGATTTGTCGCAAGTAAGTAACAGGATGACTCGCATGGATCTCCCCTTCCGTCGCTGGGATTTCCCCCGACAGAATTTTTGCCAATGTTGATTTACCAATACCATTGGGACCCACAAGGCCGTAACGACCGATCCCCACGGTAAAACTTAAGGATGTGAATAAGCGCAGGCCATTGCTGAACTCAAAGCCGACGTGATGAGCCGTCAGCTGAAATATTTGATTTTGCATATATGAATATCCGTCAATGAACCTGAACGGTTCTAAATGGAGTTATTAAAAAAGGAATTAAGACGGATTTATTTTCTCATAGACGCCAAGGTATGCACCTTGGCCAAAGCAGTATAGCAAAGGCCTCTGCGATATGCTAGTATCTGCGCCATGAAAAAGCTTTTGATCATCCAACACGAATTGGATGGGCCTCCAGGTACCACCTTGGACTGGGCGTCTCAAAATAACTACGCCATTGAACTCTGGTCCCCTTATCTGGGCGAGCCAGCTCCGACTCGTTTGAACTATGATGGGGCTGTGATCTGCGGTGGCAGCATGGACACCTTCGAGGAAGAAAAGTTCCCGTGGTTGCGCGATGAAAAGAAGCTGATTCGTGATTTAATCGATAACAATGTGAAGATCTTTGGGCTGTGCCTGGGCTCTCAATTGATCGCTGATATCATGGGCGGCAATGTCCACATCCATGAACCAGGCTGGGAAATTGGTTTCGTCCCTGTTGAAACAACCGACGGCGAAACGATTCAGGCTTTTCACTGGCATCACTGCACATTTGATTTACCACCAGGAGCAGAGCTCTTTGCCACGAACAGCTTCTGCAAAAATCAGGGTTATAAAATCGGCAAGAACATCGTTGCCACTCAATTCCATCCGGAAACAACAGAGGATTGGATCAGAGAGTGCGCAGATGAGGTGGGGTCCTCCTACCAAGGTATCGTACAAAATCGTGCGGAGATGCTGGCTGCGCTTCCTTTACAGAAGCCCCTTAAAGAATGGTATTTCCGTCAACTTGATAAGCTATTCAATTCTTAATTTCAAATTCAACAAATAAAAAAGGCCTGGAATAACCAGGCCTTTTTTATTTTAGATTATTATCAGATTACATAAAGATGCGTTCACAACGTAGCATGTAGTTACGTTGTTTTCCTTGCTCTACCAGCTTAAAGAATTTTTGTCCCGCCGGAAGAACAAGGGAATAACCTTTATTGCGGTACATTCCGCGAACAGACGGCTTACTGTTATTCACAAGGTGTATACCAGTTTCTCTGTGGAATTCTTTTTCAAACTCATTAAAGAAGTCTACACCCCATTGATTATATACCGTCTCTGGCAACCACGACGGCGCCGTGTTCCCGTGAAGAATACCCACACCGACGGATGCTCCACCTTTAATCAAGTTTGATTGCTCCCAAGCCTGCGTGATATCAGTTCTGCCAACTTTATCAAAGAACTCTTGAGTCAAATAAGTATCGCCGTAGTCACGAAGAACGATTTTTCCCGTTGGACGGGACTTCTCATCCAACTCAACCAGAAAGTTTTGAGAGTGAGGCGAGTCGTACGTCATTCCTGTCAAAGCAAAGAACTCTGCTAAGGCGCGAGCCAATGGTTTGTTGTAGTGTTCGTTCCAATAGCTTGCAGGATCGTTTGATCCGTTGAGCTTAGCCAGCTCACGGCCTTTTTGTTCATGCACGATCGAGAAACCTGGGACATAAGTTTTACCCGAGTTCGTCAAAGTGTCATAAGAGCGAATGATCATCCCCTGATCGATGACAACCTCACCTTTTGCATTGCGAGTCTCGATACCAAAGGCAACCGGCTCATCCAGCAAAATAATGTTTTCCAGTTTTGGTTGTGTTTTCAGCTGGTCATTCACAAAGTCTGTCATCATACGAATTTGCTTACCGTCGTCCCAGTCCTGATGTTTATCACGCCAGTGACCGCCAGTTTTATCAGTGGAACCTTTAAAGGAGAACTCAGCGTTCGTCACAGGATCGACGATGATATAGCTGCGAGACGCAGTCATATATCCTTTATAATAGACTTTTTTAATTGGAGTGATGCCATTGTCTTTCAGGAAGTTTGCAATTTCTTGCCACCACTTTGTATCTTCAGGATTAATAATCCAACGCAGATACTTCACGCCATTTTCTTCATGAATCAAAGAATCAACGAATTTCTCAGGAGCGCGTTCTGCGATATCAGCTTGAATCAAGCTTACGGGGATATCGTAGTGATAGACACTGACAGCTTGGTCACTGCGAGTGGTTACCGCATTGGCTTTGGTTTCCAATGTCACAAGTTGTTGCAACTCCTTACTGATCGCATGCGAGAAAGACGCAAGGACCATATTGGAAATAAGGGCAAAGCTAAGCGCGCGGTTAAACTTCATAACGTGCATCTCCTGCTAATAAATTTAAATTCGCAGGACATACTTCAATTAAAATACCAAGATTTGGCGGATTCAGATGGATCTATATTGGATTTGAGGACCTTAAAACTCGACAGAGAACAAAATACGGCAATCAGTGTTCAGGGCCTAAACACTGGATAACATGCTCTATTTACTGACTTTTCCCAGAGGTTTCAAGGAACCGACCTTTCCTACTTTTGAAGGAAGTGCATGCTGTATTTTTTCTGACATCCAGGGATCAATCGCAATCAGTTTTTCAAGGTTTAAACCGGTTTTAATGCCCATCCCATGGAACATATAAACAACGTCTTCCGTTGCCACATTGCCTGTTGCCCCCGGAGCGTAAGGGCAACCACCCAAACCACCCAGGCTGGTATCAAAGACACGAACACCCGTTTCGTAAGCGGCAAGAATATTAGCCAAGGCTTGCCCGCGAGTATCATGGAAATGGCCCGCCAATTTTCTAACTGGAACGACCTTTTTGATTTTCTTAAACAGAGATTGAACCTGACCCACATTAGCGACACCGATCGTGTCGCCGATAGACAGCTCATACACGCCAAGCTTATGCATTCTTTGCGCAAGCTTCACTACACGAGCTTCAGGAACTTTGCCTTCGAAGGGACAACCAAAGCAGGTGGAAAGATAACCGCGCACTTTGATTTTATGCTTTTTTGCTAAAGCCATCACTGGTTCGAAACGTTTAAAGCTTTCATCGATGGAACAATTGATATTTTTCAAAGAGAACGATTCCGAACAAGCGGCAAAGATCGCGACTTCTTTAACACCACTAGCGATCGCATCTTGCATGCCACGCTCATTGGGAACCAAAACCGAAAATTCAGTTTTCTTAGGAATCTGACCGGATTTTTGAAGACT
This genomic window contains:
- a CDS encoding DUF523 domain-containing protein produces the protein MGRYSKGTDLLCPNFRRSCSMCMVGLFYGRMCYNCRLMSEGKILVSACLIGKPCRYDGKHQLREEVTVLHEEGMTIAVCPEEMGGLSTPRTPAERIGDKVIDKNGKDVTAEYKCGAQKALEIALKFGVKEAMLKSKSPMCGCGRIYDGTYSGKTIEGNGVLAEMLLNAGIEVESID
- the abc-f gene encoding ribosomal protection-like ABC-F family protein — its product is MHILQDRLKFGQSKSVPLEYRPMGITLLQLQDGHKAYGPKVLFDQATFAINEGEHVGVIGPNGAGKTTLFKILVDQEHLDEGIVTKSQQLRLGYLEQESDWNISEKVEEYLDKNCITPLWELKQFGIKLGLTERHFQSHLKELSGGFRMRVKLLYLIGQEPNLLLLDEPTNFLDLETLLVLESFLQEYKGAFLLISHDREFLRRVTDHILEVEAGDIVKFAGNLDDYFEQKAMLAELLQKQAMSQAAKKKSIMDFVTRFGAKATKARQAQSRLKALEKMETIEIKAAPTHSHIHIPPASATGKVILEIENADCGYGDKVILKNVNLRLERGNHLGIVGLNGAGKSTLLKSLGEQIPLVKGSIKWGHQVSLSYFAQHTPEALNPEHTVIEAMATLAHKDVIQQDILNIAGSLLFSGDAIHKKVKVLSGGEKSRVALGQILLQKSPLLLLDEPTNHLDFDTVEALTGALEKYEGTIVTVSHDRGFIGRVANKILEVNHGLLTLYPGTYDEYVWSLQKGFLSERVFNDEATRKPTSGQTSDEAPKFNYKEERKRIEGLIKKALKLIEDSDKRITSLSLKRDSLNESLISGAATNSAATAKELHEISGQIEDLENQMLQAMEDQHQYEQELKNLIG
- a CDS encoding DUF2799 domain-containing protein → MKKLIAIAFVSSMFVGCASQLKKDCESTNWFKYGEEVALRGDWLSSDAKLLACRKEEAEISESQADLGFKSGRQKYCTGTNSYLVGKSGDAFSKDLCDTPALKSIVSDYNKGLRDYCSKANGFNAGSSGKKYKNLCPADLEAGFLPEYKKGRLKYVEAQIKNLENRQRDLQLAIANKNTQVVTAQMNFMSMQNRRNALESQKSFAQSTNNLADVGRLTNEIQNADWDVSRARQEVDRANAEKRNLEAEIDQTAKTIAEYRTEMAGL
- a CDS encoding ABC-F family ATP-binding cassette domain-containing protein; amino-acid sequence: MQNQIFQLTAHHVGFEFSNGLRLFTSLSFTVGIGRYGLVGPNGIGKSTLAKILSGEIPATEGEIHASHPVTYLRQIEERPVQTVGEFLVEIWDSAQLDAVTQESLLGDIPFDRELQQLSGGEWTRVRIAKALATNSGLLILDEPTNNLDREAKRRIIEFLQGFEGNLLVISHDRELLEEMDSILEMSNQGMRAYGGSYSFYHEQRAQEIEQEQSTLNQLRREKKKTEKELHSKVQSQEKRMRRGQFQGEKGGMPKILLGARKRAAQVTLGAINSNESQRAENASADFQAHFSSVRSQTALRLKEIGTLVPAEKLIFTLANFNFRFAGSDSWLWPENLNLHMKGPERWAFTGKNGAGKTTLIQLLLSKGQKPTGEIRGELRMGSLRCSLIDQEYSILNSEQTVLESIMDVSGKGAEWIRNELAAFQFLGDRVHQKVQSLSGGEKLKLCLAKVFLADSVPELLVLDEPTNNLDLQSLEVLEEVLLGYQGPLLVVSHDPVFLENIQTREVCLLQS
- a CDS encoding type 1 glutamine amidotransferase translates to MKKLLIIQHELDGPPGTTLDWASQNNYAIELWSPYLGEPAPTRLNYDGAVICGGSMDTFEEEKFPWLRDEKKLIRDLIDNNVKIFGLCLGSQLIADIMGGNVHIHEPGWEIGFVPVETTDGETIQAFHWHHCTFDLPPGAELFATNSFCKNQGYKIGKNIVATQFHPETTEDWIRECADEVGSSYQGIVQNRAEMLAALPLQKPLKEWYFRQLDKLFNS
- a CDS encoding hydroxymethylglutaryl-CoA lyase, yielding MAKNSVAIVEMGLRDGLQNEKVVLDADTRVEFARRLIDAGTKRVEIGAFVSPQWVPQMAGTKEVVGKAFSLQKSGQIPKKTEFSVLVPNERGMQDAIASGVKEVAIFAACSESFSLKNINCSIDESFKRFEPVMALAKKHKIKVRGYLSTCFGCPFEGKVPEARVVKLAQRMHKLGVYELSIGDTIGVANVGQVQSLFKKIKKVVPVRKLAGHFHDTRGQALANILAAYETGVRVFDTSLGGLGGCPYAPGATGNVATEDVVYMFHGMGIKTGLNLEKLIAIDPWMSEKIQHALPSKVGKVGSLKPLGKVSK